From a single Streptomyces rubradiris genomic region:
- a CDS encoding serine hydrolase, which yields MTHRTTGRAGALAAVVSAALLIPAVTAATPAAAATPAVTCTSAKAGLAAKLKKDITAALAGRKGTVAVGLYDRSTKTTCTLRATSAYDSASTVKVTVLATLLWDAKKHNRYLTSTEQSLAKAMITKSDNNATSKLWKQLGMTKIKGFLKAAGMTKTVPGTGGYWGLTQENVNDEQKLLQLVTAKNNVLSDNSREYILKLMGQVVSSQRWGTPAGAPSSVSVHVKNGWLQRSTHGWRVHSLGTFKGAGHDYMITVLTQDNSTMNYGVTTIQNVAKVIHKDLVPVKSGVARFTPTSEPREAFVAVPPQG from the coding sequence ATGACTCACCGGACCACCGGCCGGGCCGGCGCGCTCGCGGCCGTCGTCAGTGCCGCGCTGCTCATACCCGCCGTCACCGCCGCCACCCCGGCCGCCGCCGCCACCCCGGCCGTGACCTGTACGTCGGCCAAGGCGGGCCTCGCCGCCAAGCTGAAGAAGGACATCACGGCCGCCCTCGCGGGCCGCAAGGGCACCGTCGCCGTCGGCCTCTACGACCGCAGCACCAAGACCACCTGCACCCTGCGGGCCACCAGCGCCTACGACTCGGCCAGCACCGTCAAGGTCACCGTGCTCGCCACGCTGCTGTGGGACGCCAAGAAGCACAACCGGTACCTGACGAGCACCGAGCAGTCGCTCGCCAAGGCCATGATCACCAAGTCCGACAACAACGCGACCAGCAAGCTCTGGAAGCAGCTCGGCATGACGAAGATCAAGGGCTTTCTCAAGGCCGCCGGCATGACCAAGACCGTGCCGGGCACGGGCGGTTACTGGGGCCTGACCCAGGAGAACGTCAACGACGAGCAGAAGCTGCTCCAGCTCGTCACCGCCAAGAACAACGTGCTGAGCGACAACTCCCGCGAGTACATCCTGAAGCTGATGGGGCAGGTCGTCTCCTCGCAGCGCTGGGGCACCCCGGCCGGCGCCCCGTCCTCCGTCTCCGTGCACGTCAAGAACGGCTGGCTGCAGCGCTCCACGCACGGCTGGCGCGTGCACAGCCTGGGCACCTTCAAGGGCGCCGGTCACGACTACATGATCACCGTGCTGACCCAGGACAACAGCACGATGAACTACGGCGTGACCACCATCCAGAACGTCGCCAAGGTCATCCACAAGGACCTGGTGCCGGTCAAGTCCGGTGTCGCCCGCTTCACCCCGACCAGCGAGCCGCGCGAGGCGTTCGTCGCCGTCCCGCCGCAGGGCTGA
- a CDS encoding esterase-like activity of phytase family protein has product MRLRTVCAGLAAGLAAVTSLTAAGPAAANSPGNHACSPYAVLDRFSDALDKTTYEGTYTGNLSALAVDRDGSLAALGDRSSLFRLDARTLRPEGVVRLADEKGADLDSEGLVVDRDGTRLVSSETEPSVRRYGPDGRLLDRLPVPAALQVAPAGRATANQTFEGLTLLPGGRTLLASMEYATAGDSAGIVRFQTWQRHRGRFTPAAQYAYRTDPGLGVPEVQATPDGRLLVLERGFTAGVGNTVRLYLADPRHATDTAGVGNLTGQSSVRLVRKTLLADIAACPSLGATARQPQPNPLLDNIEGMTVTGRDTKGRLKVLLVSDDNQNPAQTTRFYHLRVRV; this is encoded by the coding sequence ATGCGCCTGAGAACCGTATGCGCCGGCCTCGCCGCCGGCCTGGCGGCGGTCACCTCGCTGACCGCCGCCGGACCCGCCGCCGCCAACTCGCCGGGAAACCACGCCTGTTCCCCGTACGCCGTCCTCGACCGCTTCTCCGACGCGCTCGACAAGACGACGTACGAGGGCACGTACACCGGCAACCTCTCCGCCCTCGCCGTGGACCGGGACGGCTCCCTCGCGGCCCTGGGGGACCGCTCGTCGCTGTTCCGGCTGGACGCCCGTACCCTCCGGCCCGAGGGGGTTGTCCGCCTCGCCGACGAGAAGGGTGCCGACCTCGACTCCGAGGGCCTGGTCGTCGACCGCGACGGGACCCGGCTGGTCTCCTCCGAGACCGAGCCGTCCGTCCGCCGCTACGGCCCCGACGGCCGCCTCCTCGACCGGCTCCCGGTGCCCGCCGCCCTCCAGGTCGCCCCGGCCGGCCGGGCCACCGCCAACCAGACCTTCGAGGGCCTGACCCTGCTGCCCGGCGGCCGTACCCTGCTGGCCTCCATGGAGTACGCGACAGCGGGCGACTCCGCCGGGATCGTCCGCTTTCAGACCTGGCAGCGCCACCGGGGCCGCTTCACGCCCGCCGCCCAGTACGCCTACCGCACCGACCCCGGCCTCGGCGTCCCCGAGGTCCAGGCCACCCCCGACGGCCGCCTCCTCGTCCTGGAGCGCGGCTTCACCGCGGGCGTCGGCAACACCGTCCGCCTCTACCTCGCCGACCCCCGCCACGCCACGGACACGGCCGGCGTCGGGAACCTCACGGGCCAGAGTTCCGTCCGGCTGGTGCGGAAGACCCTGCTCGCCGACATCGCGGCCTGCCCGTCCCTCGGTGCCACGGCCAGACAGCCCCAGCCCAACCCCCTCCTGGACAACATCGAGGGCATGACGGTCACCGGCCGCGACACCAAGGGCCGCCTGAAGGTCCTCCTGGTCAGCGACGACAACCAGAACCCGGCCCAGACGACACGCTTCTACCACCTGCGGGTACGGGTCTGA
- a CDS encoding MarR family winged helix-turn-helix transcriptional regulator, which yields MTPGAPGRTAADDELSASAWRELRALCARVEAALAAELLRFGLSVREYRALDHLHTHRGEPVRVRDFADALCLGHSGATRLITRLERRELIARRPSATDRRALEVELTIAGDELFGRVGPAGTAALAGAFAAEGARPADDALARVPRQAAVGPVRPVPAGGRSVSSGPGSGCRR from the coding sequence ATGACTCCCGGCGCGCCCGGCCGCACCGCGGCCGATGACGAACTGTCCGCCTCCGCCTGGCGGGAACTCCGGGCGCTGTGCGCGCGGGTGGAAGCGGCCCTCGCCGCGGAACTGCTCCGCTTCGGGCTCTCGGTACGGGAGTACCGGGCACTCGACCACCTGCACACGCACCGCGGGGAACCGGTACGGGTGCGGGACTTCGCCGACGCGCTGTGCCTCGGCCACAGCGGAGCCACCCGGCTGATCACCCGGCTGGAGCGGCGGGAACTGATCGCCCGGCGGCCGAGTGCCACCGACCGGCGCGCGCTGGAGGTGGAACTCACCATCGCCGGCGACGAGTTGTTCGGCCGGGTGGGCCCGGCCGGCACGGCCGCACTGGCCGGAGCCTTCGCCGCCGAGGGCGCACGGCCTGCCGACGACGCCCTCGCCCGCGTACCGCGCCAGGCCGCGGTGGGACCCGTCAGACCCGTACCCGCAGGTGGTAGAAGCGTGTCGTCTGGGCCGGGTTCTGGTTGTCGTCGCTGA